From Deltaproteobacteria bacterium, one genomic window encodes:
- a CDS encoding cytochrome b N-terminal domain-containing protein, whose amino-acid sequence MGGPGVVYRFMNLIQLKAKYEEIRKTVVDSYVWKSIFRHGYKDTPRNRVLMTASNVFLHLHPSKMRRHGIKISYTWCAGGLTFLFFLVTVVTGVILMFYYRPVAEYAYVDMKYLQFDVPFGMIMRNMHRWAAHLMVILVMLHMFRVFMTGSYKPPREFNWVVGVLLLVLTFLLSFTGYLLPWDQLSIWAVTVGTNMARATPLLGHEGPFAAQMQELTGLVTPRYDARSLLTAGTVVGAPTLLRFYVLHCIFIPIAAAILMIVHFWRVRKDGGISGPL is encoded by the coding sequence ATGGGAGGACCCGGAGTCGTTTATCGTTTTATGAATTTGATTCAACTCAAAGCGAAGTATGAAGAAATCCGAAAGACGGTCGTCGATTCCTACGTCTGGAAATCGATCTTTCGTCACGGGTACAAAGACACACCACGAAATCGTGTCTTGATGACCGCATCGAACGTCTTCCTCCACCTCCATCCTTCGAAAATGAGACGGCATGGAATCAAGATCTCTTATACCTGGTGCGCCGGTGGGCTCACCTTCCTTTTTTTCCTCGTAACCGTGGTTACCGGTGTCATCCTGATGTTTTATTATCGACCTGTTGCTGAATATGCCTATGTCGACATGAAGTATCTGCAGTTCGATGTCCCGTTTGGGATGATCATGAGAAACATGCATCGATGGGCGGCCCATCTGATGGTCATTTTGGTCATGCTCCATATGTTTCGCGTCTTCATGACAGGGTCTTACAAACCACCTCGGGAATTTAACTGGGTCGTCGGTGTCTTGCTGCTTGTCTTGACCTTCCTTCTCTCCTTTACCGGCTATCTGCTTCCTTGGGATCAGCTTTCAATTTGGGCCGTTACTGTTGGAACCAACATGGCTCGTGCGACCCCGCTCCTGGGACATGAGGGGCCATTTGCGGCACAGATGCAGGAACTCACCGGTCTTGTGACCCCGCGTTATGATGCTCGGTCGCTTTTGACAGCAGGGACTGTGGTTGGGGCGCCGACGCTGCTTCGGTTCTATGTCTTGCATTGTATCTTTATTCCAATTGCCGCAGCGATATTGATGATTGTGCATTTTTGGCGTGTTCGAAAAGACGGGGGCATTTCGGGGCCACTCTAA
- the miaA gene encoding tRNA (adenosine(37)-N6)-dimethylallyltransferase MiaA yields MVSKKGIVTIICGPTAVGKTAYAIDLALKENAEIISADSGQIYRGLDIGTAKPTDEERRGVPFHLIDILDPSERFSAADFRKQALQTITEIQQRGKKVFIVGGTGLYLKVLEEGIFEGPSADPEIRARLEGEIREQGIEHLYRRLQKIDPTAAKKMDGYNRQRIIRALEVYELTGRSISSFWKIPPSVPLFDKEGEGGDFVKLGLTLPRDELNRRIETRIDEMIQKGWIEETEVLLKKWGAEAPGLKLIGYRELAIYLAGKTKRELAIELIKTATRHYAKRQLTWFKKDKEIRWVNPLTA; encoded by the coding sequence ATGGTTTCGAAGAAGGGTATAGTCACTATCATTTGCGGCCCCACCGCTGTCGGCAAGACCGCTTACGCCATTGACCTGGCCCTTAAAGAGAATGCGGAGATCATCAGCGCCGATTCCGGACAAATCTATCGAGGTCTCGACATCGGGACGGCAAAACCAACTGATGAAGAACGACGAGGCGTTCCTTTTCATCTGATCGATATCCTCGATCCCTCGGAACGATTCAGCGCTGCTGATTTTAGAAAGCAGGCCCTCCAAACAATTACCGAGATCCAACAAAGGGGCAAAAAAGTTTTTATCGTCGGTGGAACGGGACTCTACCTCAAGGTTCTTGAAGAGGGGATCTTTGAGGGTCCTTCGGCCGATCCTGAGATTCGGGCTCGATTAGAGGGGGAGATTCGCGAGCAGGGGATTGAACATCTCTACAGGCGACTCCAGAAGATTGATCCCACCGCAGCAAAAAAGATGGATGGTTACAACCGTCAGCGGATCATCCGGGCGTTGGAGGTGTATGAGCTGACCGGGAGGTCGATTTCGAGTTTTTGGAAAATCCCCCCCTCGGTCCCCCTCTTTGACAAAGAGGGGGAAGGGGGAGATTTTGTAAAACTCGGCCTCACCCTCCCCCGCGATGAACTCAATCGCCGTATTGAGACACGCATCGATGAGATGATTCAGAAAGGTTGGATCGAAGAGACAGAGGTTTTACTCAAGAAATGGGGGGCTGAGGCACCCGGTTTGAAGCTGATCGGTTATAGGGAGCTGGCGATCTATCTTGCGGGAAAAACGAAACGCGAGTTGGCGATTGAACTGATCAAGACCGCTACGCGACACTATGCGAAACGCCAGTTAACCTGGTTCAAAAAAGATAAAGAAATTCGTTGGGTAAATCCCTTGACAGCCTAA
- a CDS encoding c-type cytochrome — MAKETDPIELKSYSKWLFVLGSLFFAVSVWAFYSEMIDRRSWKRYQREFNTLELKRVEEEYAKTKEAWEIEDKRRDQLPMTAEREDDLSLRQIRLKIEQAEVNMESPELLKTKDELQERKNRLSDGKQRYGFAKADQDEVFYEWKHALEHKKEQEAAHFKQEYTELEAKIREYDQKVKELESWVAEVQSVVTRYEQELKKWKDKEKVYLEPFDKLEKKKKAIRSRGLEIQQVVIDDLGKGGVISWGAVDRCESCHVSMNRDGFENEKNPFKTHPHRSEIFGAHPISEFGCTTCHQGQGRATQIKGEPMEEGDFVHGFEHHWPEHLLRGDALQSSCNKCHQDQWQLNFAPVYLKGKKLFWDLGCTGCHAVKGFEEAQKIAPSLLKVRSKVDPEWLIRWIKHPEEYLPETNMPTPPVDIDAPGQTEKIAAYLLQSSSAYSFPFGQYPGGSSQEGKRLFETVGCIGCHTLKGQGSALAPALDRIMEKTTADWIYNWIQDPKTYNPDARMPDLRLTSQEAANITAFLTKENQARRAVEGEAPSGSAGGGGDASPYDDPEEAKEGFLLVSQFGCYGCHAINGFEKASRLSVELTDFGKKEVSLLDFGDTEVPRNWEDWLKGKLKNPRMYLNEKTSSKMPNFRLKDDEIDALVLFLKGLKNEKVPPRYLMTYRRPEQQAIDEGRRLVERLNCRGCHVIEGEGGLIQQHLAEGSAFPPILDGIGARVRPEFMFKFLKDPSFKKIRPWVDVRMPTFGFDDQNTNRVLQYFSGLSGVRSDFYSPTHPPSMSVEDRVAAENLISPSYFSCYSCHARNNTPPPGSPTQWGPDLALVRERIRPEFIPEWLKDPQRFTPGVVMPGFLPDDSAAPQDILGGNSKKQAEVIRDYLLNLNP, encoded by the coding sequence ATGGCCAAAGAAACCGATCCCATCGAACTCAAATCCTACTCCAAATGGCTCTTTGTCCTGGGTTCTCTCTTTTTCGCTGTTTCTGTCTGGGCCTTTTACAGTGAGATGATCGATCGAAGGAGCTGGAAAAGGTATCAGCGCGAATTTAACACCTTGGAGCTTAAGAGGGTTGAGGAAGAGTATGCCAAGACAAAAGAGGCTTGGGAGATTGAAGATAAACGTCGTGATCAGCTCCCGATGACTGCTGAGAGAGAGGACGATCTTTCGCTTCGTCAGATTCGATTGAAGATCGAACAGGCTGAAGTCAATATGGAGAGTCCGGAGCTTCTAAAAACCAAGGACGAACTCCAAGAGAGAAAGAACCGTCTTTCAGATGGGAAACAACGCTATGGATTTGCGAAGGCGGATCAGGACGAGGTCTTTTACGAATGGAAGCATGCCCTTGAGCACAAGAAAGAGCAGGAGGCGGCCCATTTCAAACAAGAGTATACCGAGTTGGAGGCGAAGATTCGCGAGTATGATCAGAAGGTAAAAGAATTGGAGAGTTGGGTTGCTGAGGTTCAATCGGTCGTCACACGTTATGAGCAGGAATTAAAGAAATGGAAAGACAAAGAAAAGGTTTACCTGGAACCTTTTGATAAACTCGAAAAGAAAAAGAAGGCGATACGGTCAAGGGGCTTGGAGATTCAGCAGGTGGTAATCGATGACCTTGGCAAGGGGGGGGTAATCAGCTGGGGGGCTGTCGATCGCTGTGAATCGTGTCATGTTTCCATGAACCGCGACGGATTCGAAAACGAGAAAAATCCCTTTAAAACCCATCCGCATCGAAGCGAGATTTTTGGTGCTCATCCCATTTCAGAATTTGGTTGTACCACATGCCATCAGGGGCAGGGACGGGCGACCCAAATAAAAGGCGAGCCGATGGAGGAGGGGGATTTCGTTCATGGGTTTGAGCATCATTGGCCCGAACATCTGCTCAGGGGAGATGCCCTCCAGTCAAGTTGCAATAAATGTCATCAGGATCAATGGCAGTTGAATTTTGCCCCTGTTTATTTGAAGGGGAAAAAACTCTTTTGGGATCTTGGGTGTACCGGTTGTCACGCCGTCAAGGGTTTTGAAGAGGCCCAAAAGATAGCTCCCTCTCTCCTCAAGGTTCGGAGCAAGGTCGATCCCGAATGGCTTATTCGCTGGATTAAACATCCTGAGGAATACCTTCCCGAGACCAACATGCCGACCCCCCCTGTTGATATCGATGCGCCCGGCCAGACAGAAAAGATTGCCGCCTATCTCTTGCAATCATCCTCTGCTTACTCGTTTCCATTTGGTCAGTATCCCGGAGGGAGTTCTCAGGAAGGGAAGAGGCTTTTTGAGACGGTTGGCTGCATTGGGTGTCATACCCTGAAAGGTCAGGGAAGTGCTCTGGCACCAGCACTCGATCGGATCATGGAGAAGACAACAGCTGATTGGATTTATAACTGGATCCAGGATCCGAAGACTTACAATCCGGATGCCAGGATGCCCGATCTTCGTTTGACTTCTCAAGAGGCGGCCAACATTACCGCTTTTCTTACCAAAGAAAACCAGGCCCGAAGGGCCGTTGAGGGGGAGGCTCCATCCGGCTCTGCCGGTGGAGGGGGCGACGCTAGCCCCTATGACGACCCTGAAGAGGCGAAGGAGGGATTCCTGCTCGTTTCTCAATTTGGTTGTTATGGGTGTCATGCTATTAATGGTTTTGAAAAGGCCTCCCGACTCTCTGTGGAGCTGACTGATTTTGGAAAGAAAGAGGTATCCCTCCTTGATTTTGGCGATACTGAGGTGCCAAGAAACTGGGAGGATTGGCTCAAAGGCAAGCTCAAAAATCCTCGCATGTATCTCAATGAAAAAACCAGCTCCAAGATGCCCAATTTCCGTCTGAAGGATGATGAGATCGATGCCCTGGTTCTCTTTCTAAAGGGTTTGAAAAATGAAAAAGTCCCGCCTCGCTATTTGATGACCTATCGCCGTCCTGAACAGCAAGCGATTGATGAGGGAAGGCGTCTTGTCGAACGACTCAACTGTCGTGGATGTCATGTGATTGAGGGAGAGGGGGGACTGATTCAGCAACATCTCGCCGAGGGATCTGCATTTCCTCCGATCCTGGATGGGATCGGCGCACGGGTCCGTCCGGAATTTATGTTCAAGTTTTTGAAGGACCCTTCTTTCAAGAAGATTCGGCCGTGGGTCGATGTGAGGATGCCAACATTTGGTTTCGATGATCAGAACACGAATCGGGTTCTTCAATATTTTTCAGGATTGAGTGGTGTGCGATCTGATTTTTATTCTCCGACTCATCCTCCGTCAATGTCGGTGGAGGACAGGGTCGCGGCGGAAAACCTGATTTCGCCTTCTTATTTTAGTTGTTACTCCTGCCATGCACGGAACAATACGCCGCCTCCCGGATCTCCGACTCAATGGGGTCCCGACCTCGCGCTGGTGCGTGAGAGGATCCGACCTGAATTTATTCCGGAGTGGCTCAAGGATCCTCAGAGGTTTACCCCGGGGGTCGTGATGCCCGGTTTCCTCCCGGATGATAGTGCGGCACCGCAAGATATTCTCGGAGGGAATAGTAAGAAGCAAGCTGAAGTTATTCGGGATTATCTCTTGAATTTGAATCCCTAA
- the mutL gene encoding DNA mismatch repair endonuclease MutL, with translation MSCRIKKLPEDLISKIAAGEVIERPASVVKELVENAIDAGARNIRIEVGEGGRQFIRIIDDGCGMNSEELLLALERHATSKIQNYQDLFNIQTLGFRGEALPSVAAVSWMSIETNDGSNEGIRIQIEGGKTKHQGAFARDRGTTVEVRNLFFNTPARLKFLKGRETEFSHIANWLEAVALSSPEIGFILTHHLATGQVREEIRTPPRKNLRERIRDLLGPEIEASLRPISCSGRAMELTGFVSDHNVTSALAKSLFFFVNNRFVRDRTLQHAVMSGYENLMMKHRYPWVFLYLSVKPDVVDVNVHPTKSEVRFAQGSLVHDLVREGVRRVLRGDKITEPARGASPISCETRPTPSIDFPLVQGFPAENHSVQRWVSDKFSEISETPLAGSYKIIGQVHATYLLCETPDKLILIDQHAAHERIGFEKLKKEFEAGEVSKQILLLPETFELKPSDAEILRLYLDELKRFGLEVDSFGPNSFALRAIPTLLMGEDSVTLIQDLIEELKSYGKLTPLQERIHEVLETIACHRQIRAGDRLHQEEIEALLQEMTQTNFSYSCPHGRPVKVEISFEEIERWFRRRV, from the coding sequence ATGTCATGCCGCATCAAGAAACTTCCCGAAGATCTGATCTCTAAGATTGCTGCCGGTGAGGTGATCGAACGGCCCGCCTCTGTCGTGAAGGAGCTTGTTGAGAATGCGATCGACGCCGGTGCGAGGAATATCCGGATCGAGGTGGGGGAGGGGGGGCGGCAGTTCATCCGTATTATAGATGATGGTTGTGGGATGAATTCCGAGGAGCTTTTGCTCGCTCTTGAAAGACATGCGACAAGCAAGATTCAAAACTATCAGGACCTCTTTAACATCCAAACCTTGGGATTTAGAGGAGAGGCGCTTCCCTCGGTCGCAGCGGTTTCCTGGATGTCGATTGAGACAAATGATGGATCTAATGAAGGGATACGGATTCAGATAGAAGGGGGAAAGACCAAACATCAAGGGGCCTTTGCACGGGATCGCGGGACAACCGTCGAGGTTCGGAATCTCTTTTTTAACACCCCGGCACGACTAAAATTCCTGAAGGGGCGCGAGACAGAATTTTCTCATATCGCGAATTGGCTCGAGGCGGTCGCCCTCTCGTCCCCGGAAATCGGTTTTATCCTGACCCATCATCTGGCGACAGGTCAGGTTCGAGAGGAGATCCGAACGCCGCCTCGAAAAAATCTCAGGGAACGTATCCGGGATCTCTTGGGTCCGGAGATAGAGGCCTCTTTAAGGCCTATTTCCTGTTCTGGGCGTGCCATGGAGTTGACCGGTTTTGTTTCAGATCACAACGTCACCTCGGCTTTGGCGAAGAGCCTTTTTTTCTTTGTGAATAATCGGTTTGTTCGGGATCGGACACTCCAGCATGCGGTGATGAGCGGTTATGAAAATCTCATGATGAAACATCGGTATCCATGGGTTTTTCTTTATCTGTCGGTCAAGCCGGACGTCGTCGATGTCAATGTTCATCCGACAAAATCAGAGGTTCGATTTGCGCAGGGGAGTTTGGTGCATGATCTTGTCAGGGAGGGGGTGAGAAGAGTTTTACGAGGGGATAAGATCACAGAGCCAGCAAGAGGCGCTTCTCCAATTTCCTGCGAAACTCGCCCAACACCGTCGATTGATTTTCCTCTGGTCCAGGGCTTCCCGGCGGAAAATCACTCGGTTCAAAGGTGGGTCTCAGACAAGTTCTCGGAAATTTCCGAAACACCTCTTGCTGGCTCCTATAAAATCATCGGCCAAGTTCACGCGACCTATCTCCTTTGCGAGACACCAGACAAACTGATTCTGATTGATCAGCATGCGGCGCATGAGCGTATTGGCTTTGAAAAGCTTAAAAAAGAGTTTGAGGCGGGAGAGGTTTCAAAACAAATCCTTCTGTTGCCGGAAACGTTCGAACTCAAACCGTCCGATGCCGAGATCTTACGACTGTATCTCGATGAGCTAAAAAGATTTGGCCTCGAGGTTGATTCATTCGGTCCGAATAGTTTTGCCTTACGGGCGATTCCGACTCTTTTGATGGGAGAGGACTCTGTTACCCTCATTCAGGATTTGATCGAAGAGTTAAAATCGTATGGAAAGTTGACTCCCCTGCAAGAGAGGATCCATGAGGTTTTAGAGACGATCGCCTGTCATCGTCAGATTCGCGCTGGTGATCGACTTCATCAGGAGGAGATCGAGGCGCTTCTTCAAGAGATGACTCAAACCAATTTTTCCTACAGCTGCCCTCATGGCCGGCCCGTAAAAGTGGAGATCTCCTTTGAAGAGATTGAGAGATGGTTTCGAAGAAGGGTATAG
- a CDS encoding acetyl-CoA C-acyltransferase: protein MIDAFIIDAVRTPRGKRNGSLAYTHPIDLAATPLKALIERNKIDPHQIDEVIYGCVSQRGEQDNVIAREAVLAAGLPEEVAAYTVNRFCGSGLTAVNAATHACMSGQEDLIIAGGVEHMTRVPMAIDFNMNIRNSELEKRYPDLPNQGISAEMIADRYDFNRRSLDEFSAESQRRAAQAWEENRFKKSIVPVKAKTQDGQEFVFGKDEHMRPTTTVDTLANLKPSFKPDGKIHAGNSSGIVDGAAAILITSKKGLEKSGLKPRGRIVATAQIGDDPVYMLLGVIPCTRRLLKKAGLTLKQIDLYEVNEAFAPVPMAWLHDLKGDGASWEKLNVNGGAIALGHPIGATGAMLVGTVLDELERTNKRYGLVTLCTGFGMAVATIIERL, encoded by the coding sequence ATGATCGACGCCTTCATCATCGATGCGGTCCGCACACCTCGAGGAAAACGAAATGGAAGTTTAGCCTACACCCACCCGATCGATCTAGCAGCGACTCCACTTAAGGCATTGATCGAGAGAAACAAGATCGATCCTCATCAGATCGACGAGGTTATTTACGGATGTGTGAGCCAGCGTGGAGAACAGGATAATGTCATCGCACGTGAGGCGGTCCTCGCCGCTGGCCTCCCAGAAGAGGTCGCTGCCTACACAGTGAATCGTTTTTGCGGCTCCGGACTTACCGCCGTCAACGCCGCCACCCATGCCTGCATGTCAGGCCAGGAAGATCTGATCATTGCAGGGGGGGTCGAACACATGACGCGCGTCCCGATGGCGATTGACTTCAACATGAATATCAGAAACTCCGAACTGGAAAAGCGCTATCCAGACCTCCCCAATCAAGGAATCTCCGCAGAAATGATCGCTGATCGCTATGACTTCAACAGGCGATCATTGGATGAATTCTCCGCTGAGTCACAACGACGTGCTGCGCAAGCCTGGGAAGAGAACCGGTTCAAAAAAAGCATCGTCCCTGTCAAGGCCAAGACACAAGACGGTCAGGAATTTGTCTTTGGGAAAGACGAACATATGCGACCAACAACCACCGTTGACACCTTGGCTAATCTGAAACCTTCCTTCAAGCCGGATGGGAAGATCCATGCCGGAAATTCCTCAGGTATTGTGGATGGCGCCGCAGCAATTCTGATCACCTCAAAGAAAGGTCTGGAGAAATCAGGCCTCAAACCAAGGGGACGAATTGTTGCTACCGCTCAAATTGGCGATGATCCGGTCTACATGCTTTTGGGAGTCATTCCTTGTACCCGAAGGCTTTTGAAGAAAGCAGGTCTCACACTCAAACAGATTGACCTCTACGAGGTCAACGAGGCGTTCGCCCCTGTACCGATGGCATGGTTACATGATCTTAAAGGAGATGGGGCGAGTTGGGAAAAACTCAATGTTAACGGTGGAGCGATCGCCTTAGGACACCCGATCGGAGCGACAGGGGCGATGCTCGTCGGAACAGTGCTCGATGAGCTTGAGCGAACCAATAAACGTTATGGACTCGTAACACTCTGCACCGGGTTTGGAATGGCGGTCGCTACGATTATTGAGAGGTTGTGA
- a CDS encoding cytochrome C, translating to MVEPHKSEEQIIPPSSLNPDKIHTWPFLVRVEFIVGLLVLIFLTIWSIAIDAPLEEPANPTKTPNPSKAPWYFLGLQEMLVYFDPWIAGVLLPSLIIVGLMVIPYIDINSKGSGYYTFRERPFAVGMYCFGFLILWIALIVVGVFLRGPGWNFFAPWEAWDPHKVVALTNVDLNMWLAQTFGLDFLRNQVVAALFGLSLIGGYYSLGAVFYLMKVKTNETLQKLGPVRYGIVAFLFLTMMALPIKMVLRWTLNIKYICVLPWVGINI from the coding sequence ATGGTAGAACCACATAAGTCAGAAGAACAAATCATTCCCCCCTCTTCATTGAATCCCGACAAGATTCATACCTGGCCTTTTCTTGTTCGTGTGGAGTTTATTGTCGGTCTCCTCGTCCTTATTTTCTTAACCATTTGGTCTATTGCCATTGATGCCCCCCTGGAGGAACCGGCTAACCCGACCAAGACCCCGAATCCCTCGAAGGCGCCGTGGTATTTTCTCGGACTGCAGGAGATGCTGGTCTACTTTGATCCGTGGATTGCGGGGGTTCTGTTGCCTTCCTTGATTATCGTTGGTCTCATGGTGATTCCTTATATCGATATCAATTCGAAAGGGTCTGGTTATTATACCTTCCGTGAAAGACCGTTTGCCGTCGGCATGTACTGTTTTGGGTTTCTGATCCTCTGGATTGCCCTGATTGTCGTCGGGGTTTTTCTGAGAGGACCGGGGTGGAACTTTTTTGCCCCATGGGAGGCGTGGGATCCTCATAAGGTTGTTGCGTTGACCAATGTCGATCTCAACATGTGGCTTGCCCAGACCTTCGGTCTTGATTTTCTAAGAAATCAGGTGGTGGCTGCCTTGTTTGGATTGAGTCTCATTGGCGGTTACTACTCTCTGGGGGCTGTTTTTTATCTGATGAAGGTCAAGACAAATGAGACGCTTCAAAAACTGGGTCCCGTCCGTTATGGAATTGTTGCCTTTCTTTTCCTGACGATGATGGCCCTCCCGATCAAAATGGTTTTGCGGTGGACATTGAATATTAAATATATCTGCGTGCTTCCGTGGGTGGGGATTAACATCTAG
- a CDS encoding ubiquinol-cytochrome c reductase iron-sulfur subunit produces MQTNIPGSEKLVEKPVERNLWTRRDFFGFAGWGAFLSAIGLGLLGFLRLLYPRVLFEPSPVFKAGKIEDFVEGEVSEKFKEEQRVWIIREAGKIYAIQAICTHLGCTPRWLPLEGKFKCPCHGSGFTKDGVNFEGPAPRPLERLAIRMDEEGNLIIDKSKKYLYEKGQWEDPESFIVL; encoded by the coding sequence ATGCAGACGAACATTCCAGGCAGTGAGAAATTAGTTGAAAAACCGGTCGAGAGGAATCTCTGGACACGTCGAGATTTCTTTGGGTTTGCCGGATGGGGGGCGTTTCTCTCCGCGATCGGTTTGGGGCTCCTCGGTTTTTTGAGACTTCTCTATCCACGAGTTCTTTTCGAACCCTCTCCTGTTTTCAAGGCAGGGAAGATAGAGGATTTTGTGGAGGGAGAGGTGAGTGAGAAATTCAAGGAAGAGCAACGGGTCTGGATTATCCGTGAGGCGGGGAAGATCTACGCGATCCAGGCGATCTGCACCCATCTCGGTTGTACGCCCCGTTGGCTCCCTCTGGAGGGCAAGTTCAAATGTCCCTGCCATGGAAGTGGTTTTACTAAAGATGGTGTTAATTTCGAGGGACCGGCTCCTCGCCCTCTGGAGCGGCTTGCGATTCGTATGGATGAGGAGGGAAATCTCATCATCGATAAAAGCAAGAAATATCTGTATGAGAAGGGGCAATGGGAGGACCCGGAGTCGTTTATCGTTTTATGA